ACGGGAGGCTCCGCCGCGTCGCGCCGCCCGCTGTCGGCGAGGCGGTGGAGTTCCCGTGGTCGCCGGGGCCGATCGGGTTCTTCTGAGCGCGGCGCTGGCCCCACGGATGCCTGGCGCGCGCTCGAGCCGCCCGGCGCGCGTTCGAGCCGCCCGAGCGCGGCGCGATGGCCCCCGCGCCCGCTGTGATACCGTGGCCGCGTGCCCAGCAGACCTCCGAGCAAGGCGGCCGAAGGCGGCCCCGAGACGCTGACGCACACCGGCTCGCCCGCGGATGACGGCGCGGGCGCGGTGCGCCGCTTCCGTCTGGAGCTCGTCGAGGGGCCGGCCCGGGGCGTCGTGTGGGATTCCTCCGCCGATCGGTGCTCGCTCGGATCGGACGAAGGCAACGACCTCGTCGTCGCGGACCCCACCGTCTCGCGCTTCCACTGCGAGATCCGCATCGACGAGGCCGGCGCGCGCGTCCGCGACCTGAAGAGCCGCAACGGCACGGCCGTCGACGGCGTCTCCGTCGTCGAGGCGTTCCTGCGCACCGGCAGCCTCATCCGCGTCGGCAAGACCGTGGCGCGCTTCGAGTTCGGCACGGAGCACAACCGCCTCCCGCTGTGGGACGAGGCGCGGTTCGGCGCGCTCTCGGGCGCGTCGGCCGCCATGCGCGGGGTGTTCGCGCTCCTGGCCCGGGCGGCGGAGCGCGACGTCACCGTGCTGCTCGAGGGCGAGACCGGCACCGGCAAGAGCCAGGCGGCCCGCTCGATCCACGAGCGGGGCGCGCGGCGCGAGAAGCCGTTCGTTGTCGTCGACTGCGGGGCCATCCACGGCAACCTGATCGAGAGCGAGCTCTTCGGGCATGCGAAGGGCGCGTTCACGGGCGCGGCGGAGCAGCGCGTCGGCGCCTTCGAGGAGGCGTCGGGCGGGACCATCTTCCTCGACGAGATCGGCGAGCTGCCGCTCGACCTGCAGCCGAAGCTCCTGCGGGCGCTCGAGGCGCGCGAGATCCGCCGCGTCGGGACGAACACGGCGCGGACGGTCGACGTGCGCGTCATCGCGGCCACGCACCGGGACCTGCGCTCCGAGGTGAACGCGGGCCGCTTCCGGGCCGATCTCTACTTCCGGATCGCGGTCGTGCGGATCCCGATGCCGCCCCTCCGGCAGCGGCCGGAGGACATCCCGGCGCTGCTCGACGATCTCCTCGCCGCGCTCCACGCGACGCCGGAGGAGGCCGCGGCGCTGCGGGAGCCGAAGGTCATCACCCGCCTGAAGCGCGCGGCGTGGCCGGGCAACGTGCGCGAGCTCAGGAACTACGTGGAGCAGTACCTCGTGTTCCGCGCGCCGCCGCCCGTGAGCGAGCTCGCGCCGGTGAACGCCCCGCCGCCGGTCGACGCGAGCGTGCCGTACGCCGAGGCGCGCGACCGGGTCCTCGCGGACTTCGAGCGCCGCTACTTCGAGGCGCTGCTCCGCGCCCACGACGGCAAGGTCTCGCGGGCCGCGGCCGCCGCGGGGCTGGATCGGCGGTACCTGTACCGCCTGCTCCACCGGCACGGGCTGGGGCCGGAGCGCGATCCCGAGGGGTAGCGCCGCGGCGTCGGAAACTTGGACAGGGTTGGCGGGGGCCGGATAGGAGGGATACATGCTCGATCCCGCGCCGTGGTCGAATCGCTGCTACCGAGGGCGGGTATGCCTCTGAAGACGCCGCCCCTCGCCGTCCGCTCCCCCGCTCCGTTCGCCGACGCGGCGGCGGTGATCGAGATCGCGGCGCGCACCTTTGGCAATTACGCGAGCTTCCGCGCCGATTGCGCCGCCTGGTACGTGAACCACAGCCACTACGACTGGGACGCCTCGGCCGTCGGATTCCTCGGTGATGCGCTGGTCACCCACTGGGGCGTGTGGGGTTACCGGATGCGGATCGGTCGGGCGGAGGTGCGCTGCGGCGGCATCGGCGCGGTGGCCACCGAGGCGGCCCACCGCGGGAAAGGGCTCATGGCCCGCACGGCCCCGCACAGCCTCGAGCGCATGCGCGCTTGCGGCTATCACCTCTCGATCCTGTTCGGGATCGACGACTTCTACCACCGGTTCGGCTACGTGCCGGCCTGGCCCGAGTCGCGGTGGCGCGTGAAGCTCGCCGACCTCCCGGCCACGCTGCCTCCGCCACGGGGGCTCCGCCGGATCCCCGCGGCGCCCACGCAGGCGCTGGTGCGGCTGCACAACCGGTGGAACGCCGGCCTCACAGGCACGGCGGTGCGGCCGACCTTTCTGCGCTCGTGGAGCGGCATGCGCAAGGACGTCGAGGCCTGGTGTTGGGGCGCTGATCGAGAGCGCCCCGAAGGGCATGTCGTCGTCCAGGCGGGCAGGAACCGGCTCGTGTGCGCCGAGGCGACCGGCGCACCGGACGCGGTGCTCTCGGCGCTCGGGGCCCTCTGCCGGCGGAAGGCGCTCCCCGAGCTGCGCTTCGACACGCTCCCCTACCGCTCGGCGCTCGCCGCGCGGCTCCGGACCCTGAACAGCCGCTACGAGCAGCGGTATGCCGAAAGCGGCGCCGCGATGGTCCGGGTCGTCGACCTCCCGGGATGCCTCGCGGCGATGGCGCCGGAGCTCGCGGCCCGGCTCGCCGCGTCCGAGCTCGCGGGCTACCGCGGCGCGCTCACCCTCGCCAGCCCGGAGGAGACGGCGACGCTCCGCCTCGACCGCGGCCGCGTCGAGGTCGTCCACGGGCGGAGCGCCGCGGGGGCGCGCAGCGCCGTCCGCGGCGGCTGGGCGGTGGCGCGGCTCCTCCTCGGGTCGGACGCGCCGCTGGAGGTGTGCGACGCGGGGAAGCTCCGGCTCACCGGAGACGCCGCCCGGCTCGTCCCGGTGCTCTTCCCGGCGCAGCACCCGCAGCTCACGCTGGCAGACAGGTTTTGAAGGGCGCCGGCTCGTTCCCCCTCACCCCACCTGATAAAAAGCCGGTGTAACCACATCGCATGTCGCAGCAGAGGGGTACACCCGCGCCCGGGCAGGGTCACGGCGGCGCGGCATCGGCCTCGATGGGCCGGCTGGCCAGGAGGTCGTCCAGCAAGGCGCGCAGCGCCACCGATTGGCTGGCGGCCCGCGTATACAGGGCGGTCGCTTGGATCATCGGCAGATCGAGGTCGGGGAGCAGGCGTACCAGCGACCCTCGTTCCAGGTCAGGCAACGCGAGGAACTCGGGTACGAAAGCGATGCCCAGCCCCGCCCTCGCGGCATCCCGCGTGACGATCATGTTGCCAGTGCTCATGCGCCAGGGGACACGCACGGTCTCCCCGCCGACTTTCCAGTGAACGAGCTCGGGCCGCGTGACGATGGCGGCATGCCGGGCGAGGTCGGCGGGCCTCTGGGGCACGTCGTGCTGCTCCAGCCAGGTCGGCGAGGCAACGATGACCATGGTGATATCGGCCAGCTTGTGGCTGATCAGCTCGCTGTCCTCGATCGCCCCCATGCGGACCGCCATGTCGTAGCCGCCATTGACCAGGTTGACGCGCCCGTCATGGAGATGCAGGTCGATGCGGACCGCCGGATAACGCCTCATGAACGAGAGCAGCCGGGGCGCGATCGCCGCCTGACCGTAGGCGACGGGCGCGGTGATGCGCAGCAGCCCCGAGGGAGACGCGTGGAGGATCTTGACCTCGGCGGTCGCCTGCTGCGCCTCTCGAACGATGGGCTGGACCTTGTCGAAGAAGCGCCTGCCCGTATCCGTCAGGCTGAGCGCGCGCGTGGAGCGGATCAGCAGCGGAGCGCCGAGCCGCTTCTCCAGGAGCGCGAGGTTGCGGCTAAGGGTCGCCTTGGGCAGGCCGAGCGCCCGGCCGGCCGCGCTGAGCGAGCCTTCCTCGACGATGCGCACGAACATCGACAGACCGGACAGATCATCGGGCTCCCTCAACGTTCCACTCCTCGAACGCGGCCGTTCCAGGGCGCCCTCTAGCGCCGCCCCGGGCATCTTCGCATACTCCGGACGTGATCCCTAAGCGTGGCGGCGCCGGCGCGGCGTCCCGCCTCGCGGAGATCCGCGCGGATGCACGGGCCGCCATCGCGATGCCGGTCTCCCCGAGGCCCCTGAAGGCAGAGCGCGCACCATCGGCCCGCGCGCCGGCTTCTTTCGGCTGATGCAGCCGGCTCGCTACGGCGGCTACGAGTACGGCTTCACCGCGCTCCTCGACGTGATCAGCGAAATCGGGCGAGGCTGCACCTCGTCCGCCTAAGCATGCTCGCTCGGGGCGATCCATCAATGGCTGCTTGGGTTGTCCCCGGGGAAGGCGCAGGACGACGTGTGGAGGGAAAGTCCCCGGGCTATCCTGTGCGGCTCCTACTCGCCCGTTGCCGCAGCGCACGCGGTGGATGGCGGATACCTGATCTCGTCCTCGACCGCGACATCACCGAGGTGGAGCTGACAGCAGCCCAGGGGAGGTCCGTGAGCGTCGAGAAGCGCATCCGCAATCGGCGAGGCCACGCCTACGCGGCGAAGCTGTCGCACTCCGCCATCGATGCGTTGTTCTCGTGCGTCGGCGGCAGCAGCCTGGCGCGGCGGCCTCCGTGCCGAGGCGCGCCGGCCGCGCCGCGCGCCCGCTCCTACAAGCGCTCGATGATGAAGCTTCGGACCTTGTTGTCGAAGCTGAGGGGAGCGAGGTTCGCGTCCGCCGTGAGGACGCGCGTATTCGTGGGATACCCGATCCACCCGTCGGAGATCGTCACCTTGAAGCCGGGGGGGACGCGGACGGAGCTG
The DNA window shown above is from Sorangium aterium and carries:
- a CDS encoding LysR family transcriptional regulator yields the protein MREPDDLSGLSMFVRIVEEGSLSAAGRALGLPKATLSRNLALLEKRLGAPLLIRSTRALSLTDTGRRFFDKVQPIVREAQQATAEVKILHASPSGLLRITAPVAYGQAAIAPRLLSFMRRYPAVRIDLHLHDGRVNLVNGGYDMAVRMGAIEDSELISHKLADITMVIVASPTWLEQHDVPQRPADLARHAAIVTRPELVHWKVGGETVRVPWRMSTGNMIVTRDAARAGLGIAFVPEFLALPDLERGSLVRLLPDLDLPMIQATALYTRAASQSVALRALLDDLLASRPIEADAAPP
- a CDS encoding sigma 54-interacting transcriptional regulator, translated to MPSRPPSKAAEGGPETLTHTGSPADDGAGAVRRFRLELVEGPARGVVWDSSADRCSLGSDEGNDLVVADPTVSRFHCEIRIDEAGARVRDLKSRNGTAVDGVSVVEAFLRTGSLIRVGKTVARFEFGTEHNRLPLWDEARFGALSGASAAMRGVFALLARAAERDVTVLLEGETGTGKSQAARSIHERGARREKPFVVVDCGAIHGNLIESELFGHAKGAFTGAAEQRVGAFEEASGGTIFLDEIGELPLDLQPKLLRALEAREIRRVGTNTARTVDVRVIAATHRDLRSEVNAGRFRADLYFRIAVVRIPMPPLRQRPEDIPALLDDLLAALHATPEEAAALREPKVITRLKRAAWPGNVRELRNYVEQYLVFRAPPPVSELAPVNAPPPVDASVPYAEARDRVLADFERRYFEALLRAHDGKVSRAAAAAGLDRRYLYRLLHRHGLGPERDPEG
- a CDS encoding GNAT family N-acetyltransferase codes for the protein MPLKTPPLAVRSPAPFADAAAVIEIAARTFGNYASFRADCAAWYVNHSHYDWDASAVGFLGDALVTHWGVWGYRMRIGRAEVRCGGIGAVATEAAHRGKGLMARTAPHSLERMRACGYHLSILFGIDDFYHRFGYVPAWPESRWRVKLADLPATLPPPRGLRRIPAAPTQALVRLHNRWNAGLTGTAVRPTFLRSWSGMRKDVEAWCWGADRERPEGHVVVQAGRNRLVCAEATGAPDAVLSALGALCRRKALPELRFDTLPYRSALAARLRTLNSRYEQRYAESGAAMVRVVDLPGCLAAMAPELAARLAASELAGYRGALTLASPEETATLRLDRGRVEVVHGRSAAGARSAVRGGWAVARLLLGSDAPLEVCDAGKLRLTGDAARLVPVLFPAQHPQLTLADRF